In Papaver somniferum cultivar HN1 chromosome 1, ASM357369v1, whole genome shotgun sequence, a genomic segment contains:
- the LOC113294720 gene encoding carnosine N-methyltransferase-like isoform X1 — protein MSSGAGEHRLHSKLEEALEIKSLRRIISAYLNYSDAAEEDVKRYERSYKQLPPAHKAILSHIPFKFQRLRRSISVNSFFIMSMLQAFEPPLDMSQDIDIREKEDRDDVCNDHLSGERNFSYGLIPTTSGKTPETDQLYCGEGINMRCKSPENRTSDEGVPVVSKSVSMENTTGLNNAGRNDAMDINCEAGLCSVSDSNGNVCSVQQDWLDPSLQLQVPLADVDKVRCIIRNIVRDWAPEGQWERDQCYKPILEELDHLFPSRSKDRPPCCLVPGAGLGRLALEISCLGFISQGNEFSYYMMICSNFILNHTEAVGEWTIYPWIHSNCNSLSDNDQLCPVSFPDIHPASVGITEGFSMCGGDFVEVYSDPSQEGAWDTIVTCFFIDTAHNIVEYIETISRLLVDGGAWINLGPLLYHFADAFGTEDEMSIELSLEDVKKVAFQYGFQLEREKFIETTYTANPRSMMQNRYSAAFWTMTKIQKPSKDSPQPT, from the exons ATGTCTAGCGGTGCCGGTGAGCATAGGCTTCACAGCAAGCTTGAAGAAGCACTGGAAATCAAATCCCTAAGACGGATTATTAGTGCTTACCTCAA TTATTCAGATGCCGCAGAAGAAGATGTAAAAAGATACGAAAGATCCTATAAACAGCTTCCTCCTGCCCACAAG GCAATTTTATCTCATATTCCATTCAAGTTTCAGAGGCTCAGAAG GAGTATTTCTGTGAATTCTTTTTTTATCATGAGTATGCTACAG GCATTTGAGCCCCCTCTAGACATGAGCCAGGACATTGATATTCGTGAAAAAGAAGATCGGGATGATGTATGCAATGATCATCTCTCTGGGGAGAGGAATTTTTCTTATGGCCTCATACCTACGACCAGTGGAAAAACACCTGAAACTGACCAGTTATATTGTGGAGAAGGGATCAATATGAGGTGCAAGTCACCTGAGAACAGAACCAGTGACGAG GGGGTTCCAGTGGTTTCCAAGTCTGTAAGCATGGAGAACACCACAGGGTTAAATAATGCTGGGCGCAATGATGCTATGGACATCAACTGTGAGGCAGGGCTTTGTTCTGTTTCTGATTCGAATGGAAAT GTATGCTCAGTCCAGCAAGACTGGTTAGATCCTTCATTACAACTGCAAGTTCCTCTAGCTGATGTTGACAAG GTCAGATGTATTATACGGAATATTGTTAGAGACTGGGCGCCGGAG GGACAGTGGGAACGTGACCAGTGTTACAAACCTATTCTTGAAGAGCTAGATCACCTATTTCCTTCCCGATCTAAAGATAG GCCTCCTTGCTGTTTAGTTCCCGGTGCTGGTCTGGGAAGGCTGGCTTTGGAGATTTCTTGCCTTG GTTTTATAAGTCAAGGGAATGAGTTCTCATACTACATGATGATCTGCTCAAATTTTATTCTTAACCA TACTGAGGCTGTAGGGGAGTGGACAATATATCCTTGGATCCACAGCAATTGCAACTCTCTTTCTGATAATGATCAGCTCTGTCCTGTTTCATTTCCAGATATCCACCCTGCCAG TGTAGGAATTACTGAAGGCTTTTCCATGTGTGGTGGTGACTTTGTTGAAGTTTATAGTGACCCAAGTCAAGAAG gaGCTTGGGATACGATTGTCACATGTTTCTTCATTGATACTGCACACAACATCGTAGAATATATTGAAACAATATCAAGACTTCTCGTAGATGGAGGA GCATGGATAAACTTGGGACCCCTTCTTTATCACTTTGCCGATGCGTTTGGGACAGAAGAT GAGATGTCAATTGAACTCAGTTTGGAAGATGTGAAGAAGGTTGCTTTTCAATATGGATTTCAATTGGAG CGGGAGAAGTTCATTGAGACGACATACACTGCAAATCCTCGATCCATGATGCAG AACCGATACTCCGCTGCATTTTGGACCATGACAAAGATACAGAAACCTAGTAAAGATTCCCCACAGCCAACGTAA
- the LOC113294726 gene encoding dihydroceramide fatty acyl 2-hydroxylase FAH1-like, whose product MVAQVFKVDLNKPLVFQVGHLGEDYQEWVHQPIVSKEGPRFFASDFWEFLTRTQWWVIPLVWLPVVGYSVNISKQMGHTLPELVLMVMGGIFIWSLLEYTLHRFLFHINTTSYWGNTLHYLLHGCHHKHPMDGLRLVFPPAATAILLVPFWNLVKLFSTPSTTPALFGGGLLGYVMYDCTHYYLHHGQPTKEVPKNLKRYHLNHHFRVQTKGFGITSSLWDKVFGTLPPSKVGEKSR is encoded by the exons ATGGTTGCCCAGGTGTTTAAAGTGGATTTAAATAAACCTCTCGTCTTCCAG GTCGGCCATCTaggagaagattatcaagagtgGGTTCACCAGCCAATTGTTAGCAAGGAGGGTCCTCGGTTCTTTGCAAGTGACTTCTGGGAG TTCTTGACTCGTACACAATGGTGGGTAATTCCACTAGTTTGGCTGCCAGTTGTTGGTTATTCTGTTAACATTTCTAAGCAAATGGGCCATACTCTTCCTGAgttggttctgatggtgatggGAGGGATATTTATTTGGAGTCTTTTAGAATACACGTTGCATCGCTTCCTTTTCCATATCAATACTACAAGCTACTG GGGTAATACTTTACATTATCTTCTTCATGGCTGCCATCATAAGCACCCTATGGATGGATTGCGTCTTGTTTTCCCTCCGGCCGCAACAGCTATTCTTTTGGTTCCT TTCTGGAACTTGGTTAAGCTTTTTTCAACTCCTTCTACTACTCCGGCGTTGTTTGGAGGTGGCTTGTTGGGTTATGTTATGTATGACTGTACCCACTACTACTTGCATCATGGACAGCCAACCAAAGAAGTGCCCAAAAATCTGAAG AGATatcacttgaatcatcactttagAGTTCAGACCAAGGGGTTCGGGATCACTTCTTCACTCTGGGACAAGGTTTTCGGAACACTTCCACCATCCAAAGTAGGTGAGAAGAGTAGATGA
- the LOC113294720 gene encoding carnosine N-methyltransferase-like isoform X2, with translation MSMLQAFEPPLDMSQDIDIREKEDRDDVCNDHLSGERNFSYGLIPTTSGKTPETDQLYCGEGINMRCKSPENRTSDEGVPVVSKSVSMENTTGLNNAGRNDAMDINCEAGLCSVSDSNGNVCSVQQDWLDPSLQLQVPLADVDKVRCIIRNIVRDWAPEGQWERDQCYKPILEELDHLFPSRSKDRPPCCLVPGAGLGRLALEISCLGFISQGNEFSYYMMICSNFILNHTEAVGEWTIYPWIHSNCNSLSDNDQLCPVSFPDIHPASVGITEGFSMCGGDFVEVYSDPSQEGAWDTIVTCFFIDTAHNIVEYIETISRLLVDGGAWINLGPLLYHFADAFGTEDEMSIELSLEDVKKVAFQYGFQLEREKFIETTYTANPRSMMQNRYSAAFWTMTKIQKPSKDSPQPT, from the exons ATGAGTATGCTACAG GCATTTGAGCCCCCTCTAGACATGAGCCAGGACATTGATATTCGTGAAAAAGAAGATCGGGATGATGTATGCAATGATCATCTCTCTGGGGAGAGGAATTTTTCTTATGGCCTCATACCTACGACCAGTGGAAAAACACCTGAAACTGACCAGTTATATTGTGGAGAAGGGATCAATATGAGGTGCAAGTCACCTGAGAACAGAACCAGTGACGAG GGGGTTCCAGTGGTTTCCAAGTCTGTAAGCATGGAGAACACCACAGGGTTAAATAATGCTGGGCGCAATGATGCTATGGACATCAACTGTGAGGCAGGGCTTTGTTCTGTTTCTGATTCGAATGGAAAT GTATGCTCAGTCCAGCAAGACTGGTTAGATCCTTCATTACAACTGCAAGTTCCTCTAGCTGATGTTGACAAG GTCAGATGTATTATACGGAATATTGTTAGAGACTGGGCGCCGGAG GGACAGTGGGAACGTGACCAGTGTTACAAACCTATTCTTGAAGAGCTAGATCACCTATTTCCTTCCCGATCTAAAGATAG GCCTCCTTGCTGTTTAGTTCCCGGTGCTGGTCTGGGAAGGCTGGCTTTGGAGATTTCTTGCCTTG GTTTTATAAGTCAAGGGAATGAGTTCTCATACTACATGATGATCTGCTCAAATTTTATTCTTAACCA TACTGAGGCTGTAGGGGAGTGGACAATATATCCTTGGATCCACAGCAATTGCAACTCTCTTTCTGATAATGATCAGCTCTGTCCTGTTTCATTTCCAGATATCCACCCTGCCAG TGTAGGAATTACTGAAGGCTTTTCCATGTGTGGTGGTGACTTTGTTGAAGTTTATAGTGACCCAAGTCAAGAAG gaGCTTGGGATACGATTGTCACATGTTTCTTCATTGATACTGCACACAACATCGTAGAATATATTGAAACAATATCAAGACTTCTCGTAGATGGAGGA GCATGGATAAACTTGGGACCCCTTCTTTATCACTTTGCCGATGCGTTTGGGACAGAAGAT GAGATGTCAATTGAACTCAGTTTGGAAGATGTGAAGAAGGTTGCTTTTCAATATGGATTTCAATTGGAG CGGGAGAAGTTCATTGAGACGACATACACTGCAAATCCTCGATCCATGATGCAG AACCGATACTCCGCTGCATTTTGGACCATGACAAAGATACAGAAACCTAGTAAAGATTCCCCACAGCCAACGTAA